In Sandaracinaceae bacterium, one DNA window encodes the following:
- a CDS encoding radical SAM protein, giving the protein MLDAEESHRTKGLLRLTMACNERCPFCNVPMEDYPQRHTPEPELRAQIAAFAEGAERTLTISGGEPTLLRERLLWAVREARASGIELVELQTNAVLIDEGYARDLKEAGLTSAFVSLLSSVASEHDTLAGLDGAFAPCLRGIDALLDAGVRVTLNPVFASLTQARVPDYVRFVAERLPRVRSISLSAVQPHGRAAKALSLLPDYAVLGAAVKEAQARAAELGIELLNPYCGLPLCVGWEQALDRSVEAIEARAAPSLEQAPGVDNRGDKRHGPQCGRCVLRARCGGAWHAYWDERGGSGIAPPREHFDPFSGAPPSAMEAVVDAPRLETQTLEDLARATQPTVWLRLGALAEGDGARLADSACTHLALALRPDDLRPGALAFEELQILDRSRRALPPQRHVRVCLGLRPAGLRAVHRAVFAASAVGVSQLLILSRDAQRWEPLLRALREELPALELARVEP; this is encoded by the coding sequence ATGCTCGACGCCGAAGAGAGCCACCGGACCAAAGGCCTCCTGCGCCTGACCATGGCGTGCAACGAGCGTTGCCCCTTCTGCAACGTGCCGATGGAGGACTATCCGCAGCGCCACACGCCCGAGCCCGAGCTGCGCGCGCAGATCGCCGCCTTCGCCGAGGGCGCGGAGCGGACCCTGACCATCTCGGGTGGGGAGCCGACCCTGCTGCGCGAGCGGCTGCTCTGGGCCGTGCGCGAGGCGCGCGCGTCGGGGATCGAGCTGGTGGAGCTGCAGACCAACGCCGTGCTCATCGACGAGGGCTACGCGCGCGACCTGAAGGAGGCGGGGCTGACCAGCGCCTTCGTCTCGCTGCTCTCGAGCGTGGCGAGCGAGCACGACACCCTCGCGGGCCTCGACGGGGCCTTCGCGCCTTGTCTCCGTGGGATCGACGCGCTCCTGGACGCCGGGGTGCGCGTGACCCTCAACCCGGTCTTCGCGAGCCTGACCCAGGCGCGGGTCCCGGACTACGTGCGATTCGTGGCCGAGCGGCTCCCTCGCGTCCGCTCCATCTCGCTCTCCGCGGTGCAGCCGCATGGCCGCGCGGCGAAGGCGCTCTCGCTCCTGCCGGACTACGCGGTCCTCGGGGCGGCGGTGAAGGAGGCCCAGGCGCGCGCGGCGGAGCTGGGCATCGAGCTTCTCAATCCTTATTGCGGGCTCCCGCTCTGCGTCGGGTGGGAGCAGGCGCTGGATCGCTCGGTCGAGGCGATCGAGGCGCGCGCGGCGCCGAGCCTCGAGCAGGCCCCCGGCGTCGACAACCGGGGGGACAAGCGGCACGGGCCGCAGTGTGGGCGCTGCGTGCTGCGCGCGCGCTGCGGTGGCGCCTGGCACGCGTACTGGGACGAGCGCGGGGGGAGCGGGATCGCGCCGCCGCGAGAGCACTTCGACCCGTTCTCGGGGGCGCCTCCCTCCGCGATGGAGGCCGTGGTGGACGCGCCGCGGCTCGAGACGCAGACGCTCGAGGACCTCGCGCGGGCGACGCAGCCGACGGTCTGGCTGCGGCTCGGCGCGCTGGCCGAGGGTGACGGCGCGCGCCTCGCCGACTCCGCGTGCACGCACCTCGCGCTCGCCCTGCGCCCCGACGATCTCCGCCCGGGCGCCCTCGCGTTCGAAGAGCTCCAGATCCTGGACCGGAGCCGCCGCGCGCTGCCCCCGCAGCGACACGTCCGGGTCTGTCTCGGGCTCCGCCCCGCGGGGCTGCGCGCGGTGCACCGGGCGGTGTTCGCCGCCTCGGCCGTCGGGGTCTCGCAGCTCTTGATCCTGAGCCGCGACGCCCAGCGCTGGGAGCCGCTGCTTCGTGCCTTGCGCGAAGAGCTCCCCGCGCTCGAGCTCGCGCGCGTGGAGCCCTGA